The Hypomesus transpacificus isolate Combined female chromosome 3, fHypTra1, whole genome shotgun sequence genome has a window encoding:
- the si:ch211-266g18.10 gene encoding titin homolog isoform X21, translating into MAAAAPQADGHTGETGRVSSPPKAPGFWLLRTLSFSVELLVALAFLLCWIGAGVMMFEIVEYKGVTDIQEIVMDPMKAINEAVDGISNLFNGAQELVPELDPMTAINFATEEITDAKEEFVSYLSDEEGNIYLSYIDPVIIGRGAFEATNDLMCEAGSTIQHTLCTVFDTILDLLKGKYDLSYIDPVVIGRGVFEVINGFMCKVGDAIQDILCSALDTFLDSVKAALQWVGFNPMIIVETVSEWMSSLWAYLWNLLQGVLNVKFSPMTVLTRTVDIIIEQKNILVNYLSHLLMGDQGVIPDITFDPMQVVTDAMVEITDKRNIFLSYLSNMIMDDKGESTPSEIHLIRRKGEFLPPLEKVAELTHTKEKDKISVPSETEEKYDTASMEDVKEAEEEHDKDDEGNKDPGEPLDEAVSDGDYMEAELQEEDADESKNTEHKQKRNVRITYERVRRIGSKAHLKKDQEQPEETDHQVKVEEEKIEGEVVEEEKEAQEQAQPLQKAVEAEDDHPDEGREETKKQEEEKKKTGDLHFKHQVVLEAGGDQEQDMTGIEQDKEGEQAVTEEAVEEKEEEEPANEEVKEEEVEETEDEEAKEEKEEEEPANEEVKEEKEEEETANEEVKEKKEEPANEEVKEEEEEEEEPANEEVKEEEKEEQPVEENKAAIEEVVENEELKKEKKEEEPAKEEVMEEEEEKVEVKKEKDKEKEEEKHKLVNEEDDHVVLTTEKFDVVDIMTGIASEEEEEEKETTPPVTDDEDYSDIIDDDENNNNSESKKTEPKRKRNVHIPYERIRRIGSRAHLKLDEEVPKVEDYQGKDTKDDKVLRESTERRAKQEVEDVLKDLRAAQVRKLERVQRRKENEEKKEKPVKLERKSEKEKEEELSEDKIGEAKNSVKKAEKLQLKDELLKKSAEEIKAVNETGPLRRRFAHQTKMTAIEPKMTVKELKDVKAYKTESDKKEVKSETEAIKADEEVKPEKKVFGKKVVKAEKDVEAKVTSEKIEAHKKESKADNKEVKPEKEAIKTEEEVKPEVKVFGKKVVKAEKEVEAKVTSEKIEAHKKETKADKKEVKPEKEAKAEEEVKPEVKVFGKKVVKAEKEVEAKVTSEKKEAHKKEIEADKKEVKPEKEVIKTDKGVKPEKKVVDKKEVKAEKEVEAKVASEKIEAHKKETKADKKEVKPEKEAIKTEEEVKPEVKVFGKKVVKAEKEVEAKVTSEKKEAHKKETKADKKEVKSEKEAKAEEEVKPEVKAFGKKVVKAEKEVEAKVTTDKIEAHKKETKTDKKEVKPEKEAKAEEEVKPEVKVFGKKVVKAKKEVEAKVTSEKIEAHKKESKADKKEVKPEKEAIKTEEEVKPEVKVFGKKVVKAEKEVEAKVTSEKIEAHKKETKADKKEVKPEKEAIKTDKEVKAEKKVFGKKGVKAEKEVEAKVTTDKIEAHKKETKTDKKEVKPEKEAKAEEEVKPEVKVFGKKVVKAKKEVEAKVTSEKIEAHKKESKADKKEVKPEKEAIKTEEEVKPEVKVFGKKVVKAEKEVEAKVTSEKIEAHKKETKADKKEVKPEKEAKAEEEVKPEVKVFGKKVVKAEKEVEDKVTSEKMEAHKKETKADKKEVKPEKEVIKTDKGVKPEKKVVDKKEVKAEKEVEAKVASEKKEAHKKETKADKKEVKPEKEAIKTEEEVKPEVKVFGKKVVKAEKEVEAKVTSEKIEAHKKETKADKKEVKPEKEAKAEEEVKPEVKVFGKKVVKAEKEVEDKVTSEKKEAHKKEIEADKKEVKPEKEVIKTDKGVKPEKKVVDKKVLKAEKDVEAKVISEKKEAHKKEIKADKKEVKSEKEAKAEEVKPEVKVFGKKVVKAEKEVEAKVTSEKKEAHKKEIEADKKEVKSEKEAIKTDKEVKPEIKLMGKNLVKAEKEVEAKVKLEKIETHKKQTKADKKEVKPEKEAIKIDKEVKPEKKVVDKKEVKAEKDVEAMVTSEKIKAQQKETKADKKEVKPKKEAIKTDKEVKPEKKVVDKKEVKAEKEVEAKVTSEKKEAHKKETKADKKEVKPEKEAIKTDKEVKAEKKVFGKKGVKAEKEVEALKESKPIKAVKPKVAAEKIEVHKKEIKADKKDMKPEKGSVKAEKKDVKAEREGKAIKEEVKAKINEEDQGEVKVKKEVMAALQPEKKEGDKREVKADKKPVKAEKDVMPKKKQADQKEVKVEMKEVRAEKEGKVPKESKANIKPTLKKADLDVKETEAELQKEKAKKAGPSIKEIAASKEKTKTVVEKKEQEGTHKNASLTKERLKVVPMKKEAVTSKEKSRSAPSIKAEAPKQKTKPAAPGKETLLKEKTKTSSSKKEADTPKEKAKPVIPTKVLEVPKKKVKTAPVKKEPEALKEKAVKEEQDVAKEKAKPAPAKKEPDAPKAKTKQESVKKESETLRREEKEKAKPAIKKDTPKTKTRSKTRLPMKKEAEFSHRNISLTKERVKVVALKKEQETPKEKVTSATAKKEPEATKDKAKPTALKKGVYAEPTAKKEKAKSVSVKKDPEATKVVKSAPAEKGTFSHLADIKPKERVVPPVLRKADVSRQKVKSVAPKKETEAQKDKSKSAATQKEPVTMKELKAANIKKGDSKENVKPTPTVKERDVPEKAKTNTVKKVTEDRVLKEKQRLEPAKKDISHIADPVESDNLSTEDEMPYFQCFFVDEDDVQYPFYPFSPLQM; encoded by the exons ATGGCGGCAGCTGCTCCTCAAG CCGACGGGCACACTGGAGAAACGGGGCGTGTGTCGTCTCCTCCGAAGGCCCCGGGCTTCTGGCTGTTGCGGACGCTGAGCTTCTCTGTGGAGTTGCTGGTGGCCCTGGCTTTCCTCCTCTGCTGGATCGGGGCAGGCGTCATGATGTTCGAAATTGTGGAATACAAAGGGGTTACTG ATATTCAAGAAATTGTCATGGATCCCATGAAAGCTATAAATGAGGCTGTAGATGGCATATCCAACTTGTTCAATGGAGCGCAAG AACTTGTTCCTGAACTGGACCCCATGACTGCTATTAACTTTGCAACTGAGGAAATAACCGATGCGAAAGAAGAATTTGTGAGCTACCTTTCTGATGAAGAAG gaaacatttatttaagctACATTGACCCAGTGATCATAGGCAGAGGTGCCTTCGAGGCTACCAATGACCTCATGTGTGAAGCTGGGAGCACCATACAACACACGCTTTGTACTGTATTTGATACGATCCTGGATCTTCTAAAAG gAAAATACGACTTGAGCTACATTGACCCTGTAGTCATAGGCCGAGGTGTCTTTGAGGTTATCAATGGCTTCATGTGTAAAGTGGGGGACGCCATACAAGACATTCTTTGTAGTGCTTTGGACACTTTCTTGGATAGTGTGAAAG CTGCTCTTCAATGGGTGGGCTTTAACCCCATGATAATCGTGGAGACTGTCTCTGAATGGATGAGCTCACTTTGGGCATACTTATGGAACCTACTGCAAG GCGTCTTAAATGTGAAGTTCAGTCCCATGACGGTTCTCACTAGAACAGTGGACATAATCATTGAGCAGAAGAACATTCTTGTGAACTACCTCTCCCACTTGCTAATGGGAGACCAAG GGGTCATTCCAGACATAACCTTTGACCCGATGCAAGTGGTCACAGATGCCATGGTGGAGATCACAGACAAGAGGAACATATTTCTATCTTATCTGTCAAACATGATCATGGATGACAAAG GTGAATCTACACCATCTGAGATACATCTTATTAGGAGGAAAG GAGAGTTTTTACCGCCTTTGGAAAAAG TTGCAGAACTGACGCACACCAAAGAAAAGGACAAGATCAGTGTTCCTTCAGAAACGGAGGAGAAATACGACACGGCATCCATGGAGGATGtgaaagaggcagaggaggagcatg ATAAAGATGATGAAGGAAATAAAGATCCTGGAGAACCACTGGATGAAGCAGTCTCTGATGGAGACTACATGGAGGCGGAGTTGCAGGAAGAAGATGCCGACGAAAGCAAGAACACGGAACATAAGCAGAAGAGGAATGTCCGCATAACCTACGAGAGGGTACGAAGAATAGGATCAAAGGCCCACTTGAAAAAGGATCAAGAGCAACCAGAAGAGACAGATCATCAAGTCAaggtagaggaagagaagatagaaggagaggtggtggaagaagagaaggaagcaCAGGAGCAGGCCCAACCCTTACAAAAGGCTGTTGAGGCAGAAGATGACCATCCGGatgaaggaagagaagaaacgaagaaacaggaggaggagaaaaagaagactGGTGATCTTCATTTCAAACACCAGGTGGTATTAGAAGCAGGTGGTGACCAGGAACAGGACATGACAGGCATTGAACAAGATAAGGAAGGAGAGCAGGCTGTCACAGAAGAGGCagtagaggagaaggaggaggaggaaccagCAAATGAAgaggtgaaagaggaggaggtagaggaaacaGAAGATGAAGAGGcgaaagaggagaaggaggaggaggaaccagCAAATGAAGAGGtaaaagaggagaaggaggaggaagaaacagCAAATGAAGAGGTgaaagagaagaaggaggaacCCGCAAATGAAgaggtgaaagaggaggaggaggaggaggaggaacccgCAAATGAAgaggtgaaagaggaggagaaggaagaacaGCCAGTGGAGGAAAACAAGGCTGCCATAGAAGAAGTGGTAGAGAAtgaggagctgaagaaggagaagaaagaagaagagcCTGCTAAAGAAGAAgtaatggaggaggaggaggaaaaggtggaggtgaagaaagagaaggataaggagaaagaggaagagaaacataAGCTAGTAAATGAAGAGGATGATCATGTCGTCCTGACAACTGAAAAGTTTGATGTTGTTGACATCATGACTGGCATTGCatctgaagaggaagaggaagaaaaggaaaCAACACCTCCTGTTACTGATGATGAAGATTACTCTGACATCATTGATGAtgatgaaaacaacaacaacagcgaAAGCAAGAAAACAGAACCCAAACGGAAGAGGAATGTCCACATTCCTTATGAGCGAATAAGGAGAATCGGATCAAGGGCCCATCTCAAACTTGATGAAGAGGTGCCCAAAGTGGAAGATTACCAAGGCAAAGACACAAAGGATGACAAAG TTCTCAGGGAATCAACAGAAAGACGAGCAAAACAGGAGGTAGAGGACGTTCTTAAAG ATCTCAGGGCTGCACAGGTCAGAAAATTGGAGAGAGTGCAAAGGAGGAAAGAGaatgaagagaaaaaagagaagccTGTGAAACTCGAGAGAAAGtctgagaaagagaaggaggaagagcttTCTGAGGACAAGATTGGAGAGGCTAAGAACAGTGTGAAAAAGGCAGAAAAGCTACAGCTTAAAG ATGAACTTCTGAAGAAGTCTGCTGAAGAAATAAAAGCAGTGAACGAGACAGGGCCTCTGAGGAGGAGATTTGCTCACCAGACTAAAATGACAG CCATTGAACCCAAGATGACAGTCAAGGAGTTGAAGGATGTGAAGGCCTACAAAACAGAGTCTGACAAGAAAGAGGTAAAGTCCGAGACGGAAGCCATCAAGGCTGATGAGGAGGTGAAGCCAGAGAAAAAGGTGTTTGGCAAAAAAGTGGTAAAGGCTGAAAAGGACGTTGAGGCCAAGGTGACATCAGAAAAAATAGAGGCTCACAAAAAAGAGAGCAAGGCTGACAACAAAGAGGTGAAGCCCGAGAAAGAAGCCAtcaagactgaggaggaggtgaagccaGAGGTAAAAGTGTTTGGCAAAAAAGTGGTAAAGGCCGAAAAGGAGGTTGAGGCCAAGGTGACATCAGAGAAAATAGAGGCTCACAAAAAAGAGACCAAGGCTGACAAGAAAGAGGTGAAGCCCGAAAAGGAAGccaaggctgaggaggaggtgaagccaGAGGTAAAAGTGTTTGGTAAAAAAGTGGTTAAGGCCGAAAAGGAGGTTGAGGCCAAGGTGACATCAGAGAAAAAAGAGGCTCACAAAAAAGAGATTGAGGCTGACAAAAAAGAGGTGAAGCCCGAGAAGGAAGTCATCAAGACTGACAAGGGGGTgaagccagagaaaaaagtggTTGACAAAAAAGAGGTAAAGGCCGAAAAGGAGGTTGAAGCCAAGGTGGCATCAGAAAAAATAGAGGCTCACAAAAAAGAGACCAAGGCTGATAAGAAAGAGGTGAAGCCCGAAAAAGAAGCCAtcaagactgaggaggaggtgaagccaGAGGTAAAAGTGTTTGGCAAAAAAGTGGTAAAGGCCGAAAAGGAGGTTGAGGCCAAGGTGACATCAGAGAAAAAAGAGGCTCACAAAAAAGAGACCAAGGCTGACAAGAAAGAGGTGAAGTCCGAGAAGGAAGccaaggctgaggaggaggtgaagccaGAGGTAAAAGCGTTTGGCAAAAAAGTGGTAAAGGCCGAAAAGGAGGTTGAGGCCAAGGTGACAACAGATAAAATAGAGGCTCACAAAAAAGAGACCAAGACTGACAAGAAAGAGGTGAAGCCCGAGAAGGAAGccaaggctgaggaggaggtgaagccaGAGGTAAAAGTGTTTGGCAAAAAAGTGGTAAAGGCCAAAAAGGAGGTTGAGGCCAAGGTGACATCAGAGAAAATAGAGGCTCACAAAAAAGAGAGCAAGGCTGACAAAAAAGAGGTGAAGCCCGAGAAAGAAGCCAtcaagactgaggaggaggtgaagccaGAGGTAAAAGTGTTTGGCAAAAAAGTGGTAAAGGCCGAAAAGGAGGTTGAGGCCAAGGTGACATCAGAGAAAATAGAGGCTCACAAAAAAGAGACCAAGGCTGACAAGAAAGAGGTGAAGCCCGAGAAGGAAGCCATCAAGACTGATAAGGAGGTGAAGGCAGAGAAAAAGGTGTTTGGCAAAAAAGGGGTAAAGGCCGAAAAGGAGGTTGAGGCCAAGGTGACAACAGATAAAATAGAGGCTCACAAAAAAGAGACCAAGACTGACAAGAAAGAGGTGAAGCCCGAGAAGGAAGccaaggctgaggaggaggtgaagccaGAGGTAAAAGTGTTTGGCAAAAAAGTGGTAAAGGCCAAAAAGGAGGTTGAGGCCAAGGTGACATCAGAGAAAATAGAGGCTCACAAAAAAGAGAGCAAGGCTGACAAGAAAGAGGTGAAGCCCGAGAAAGAAGCCAtcaagactgaggaggaggtgaagccaGAGGTAAAAGTGTTTGGCAAAAAAGTGGTAAAGGCCGAAAAGGAGGTTGAGGCCAAGGTGACATCAGAGAAAATAGAGGCTCACAAAAAAGAGACCAAGGCTGACAAGAAAGAGGTGAAGCCCGAGAAGGAAGccaaggctgaggaggaggtgaagccaGAGGTCAAAGTGTTTGGTAAAAAAGTGGTAAAGGCCGAAAAGGAGGTTGAGGACAAGGTGACATCAGAGAAAATGGAGGCTCACAAAAAAGAGACCAAGGCTGACAAGAAAGAGGTGAAGCCCGAGAAGGAAGTCATCAAGACTGACAAGGGGGTgaagccagagaaaaaagtggTTGACAAAAAAGAGGTAAAGGCCGAAAAGGAGGTTGAGGCCAAGGTGGCATCAGAGAAAAAAGAGGCTCACAAAAAAGAGACCAAGGCTGATAAGAAAGAGGTGAAGCCCGAGAAAGAAGCCAtcaagactgaggaggaggtgaagccaGAGGTAAAAGTGTTTGGCAAAAAAGTGGTAAAGGCCGAAAAGGAGGTTGAGGCCAAGGTGACATCAGAGAAAATAGAGGCTCACAAAAAAGAGACCAAGGCTGACAAGAAAGAGGTGAAGCCCGAGAAGGAAGccaaggctgaggaggaggtgaagccaGAGGTAAAAGTGTTTGGTAAAAAAGTGGTAAAGGCCGAAAAGGAGGTTGAGGACAAGGTGACATCAGAGAAAAAAGAGGCTCACAAAAAAGAGATTGAGGCTGACAAAAAAGAGGTGAAGCCCGAGAAGGAAGTCATCAAGACTGACAAGGGGGTgaagccagagaaaaaagtggTTGACAAAAAAGTGCTAAAGGCCGAAAAGGATGTTGAGGCCAAGGTGATATCAGAGAAAAAAGAGGCTCACAAAAAAGAGATCAAGGCTGACAAGAAAGAGGTGAAGTCCGAGAAGGAAGCCAAGGCTGAGGAGGTGAAGCCAGAGGTAAAAGTGTTTGGCAAAAAAGTGGTAAAGGCCGAAAAGGAGGTTGAGGCCAAGGTGACATCAGAGAAAAAAGAGGCTCACAAAAAAGAGATTGAGGCTGACAAAAAAGAGGTAAAGTCTGAGAAAGAAGCCATCAAGACTGACAAGGAGGTTAAGCCAGAGATAAAATTGATGGGCAAAAATTTGGTAAAGGCCGAAAAGGAGGTTGAGGCCAAAGTGAAATTAGAGAAAATAGAGACTCACAAAAAACAGACCAAGGCTGACAAGAAAGAGGTGAAGCCCGAGAAGGAAGCCATCAAGATTGATAAGGAGGTgaagccagagaaaaaagtggTTGACAAAAAAGAGGTAAAGGCCGAAAAGGACGTTGAGGCCATGGTGACATCAGAGAAAATAAAGGCTCAACAAAAAGAGACCAAGGCTGACAAAAAAGAGGTGAAGCCCAAGAAGGAAGCCATCAAGACTGATAAGGAGGTGAAGCCAGAGAAAAAGGTGGTTGACAAAAAAGAGGTAAAGGCCGAAAAGGAGGTTGAGGCCAAGGTGACATCAGAGAAAAAAGAGGCTCACAAAAAAGAGACCAAGGCTGACAAGAAAGAGGTGAAGCCCGAGAAGGAAGCCATCAAGACTGATAAGGAGGTGAAGGCAGAGAAAAAGGTGTTTGGCAAAAAAGGGGTAAAGGCCGAAAAGGAGGTTGAGGCTCTCAAGGAGTCAAAACCCATAAAGGCAGTTAAGCCCAAAGTGGCAGCAGAGAAAATTGAGGTTCACAAAAAGGAGATCAAGGCTGACAAGAAAGACATGAAGCCTGAAAAGGGGTCGGTTAAGGCTGAGAAGAAGGAcgtgaaagcagagagagaggggaaggcaaTCAAGGAGGAGGTGAAAGCCAAGATAAATGAGGAAGACCAAGGAGAAGTAAAGGTGAAGAAGGAGGTTATGGCTGCACTGCagccagagaaaaaagagggTGACAAAAGAGAGGTGAAGGCCGACAAGAAGCCGGTGAAGGCTGAAAAGGATGTGATGCCCAAGAAAAAACAAGCTGACCAAAAAGAGGTGAAGGTTGAGATGAAGGAGGTGAGGGCTGAGAAGGAGGGTAAAGTCCCAAAAGAGTCGAAGGCCAACATAAAGCCTACTTTGAAAAAGGCTGATCTTGATGTCAAAGAAACAG AAGCAGAACTTCAAAAAGAGAAGGCCAAGAAGGCAGGTCCTTCTATAAAAg AGATTGCTGCTTCTAAAGAGAAGACCAAGACAGTTGTTGAAAAGAAAG AGCAAGAGGGCACCCACAAGAATGCTTCTCTTACCAAGGAGAGGCTGAAAGTAGTGCCAATGAAGAAAG AAGCTGTCACATCAAAGGAAAAATCAAGATCGGCCCCATCAATCAAAG CAGAAGCTCCTAAACAGAAGACCAAGCCTGCAGCTCCTGGGAAAG AAACTCTtctgaaagaaaaaacaaagacaTCCTCTTCAAAGAAAG AAGCAGACACTCCTAAAGAAAAAGCCAAGCCAGTGATCCCAACTAAAG TTCTAGAGGTTCCCAAGAAGAAGGTAAAAACAGCACCTGTTAAGAAAG AGCCTGAGGCCTTGAAAGAAAAGGCTGTGAAGGAAG AGCAAGATGTTGCAAAAGAAAAGGCCAAACCAGCTCCTGCAAAGAAAG AGCCTGATGCACCAAAGGCCAAGACCAAGcaagaatcagtgaaaaaag AGTCTGAAACTctaagaagagaagagaaagagaaagccaAACCAGCTATTAAGAAAG ATACACCTAAAACAAAGACCAGATCAAAGACCAGACTTCCTATGAAGAAAG AGGCTGAATTTTCTCACAGAAATATCTCACTTACCAAGGAGAGGGTTAAGGTTGTGGCTTTGAAGAAAG AACAAGAGACTCCCAAGGAGAAAGTCACATCAGCAACTGCAAAGAAAG agcCGGAGGCTACTAAAGACAAAGCTAAACCGACTGCTCTGAAGAAAG GTGTTTATGCAGAGCCCACCGCTAAAAAGGAAAAGGCAAAATCTGTGTCTGTGAAGAAAG ATCCTGAGGCTACAAAAGTGGTCAAGTCAGCACCTGCAGAGAaaggtacatttagtcatttagcag ATATAAAGCCTAAAGAGAGGGTCGTACCACCTGTTTTGAGGAAAG CAGATGTCTCCAGACAAAAGGTCAAATCAGTAGCCCCTAAGAAAG AAACCGAGGCTCAGAAAGACAAGTCCAAATCAGCTGCAACCCAGAAAG AACCTGTGACAATGAAGGAACTCAAAGCAGCAAACATTAAGAAAG GGGACTCAAAAGAGAATGTCAAACCAACACCTACTGTGAAAG AACGTGATGTTCCGGAGAAGGCCAAAACAAACACAGTGAAGAAAG TTACAGAAGATAGAGTTCTGAAAGAGAAACAGCGTCTGGAGCCTGCAAAGAAAGATATCTCACACATAG CTGATCCTGTAGAATCAGACAACTTATCAACAGAAG ATGAGATGCCTTACTTCCAGTGCTTCTTTGTGGATGAGGACGACGTGCAGTATCCCTTCTACCCCTTCTCACCGCTCCAGATGTGA